A window of Solanum stenotomum isolate F172 chromosome 3, ASM1918654v1, whole genome shotgun sequence contains these coding sequences:
- the LOC125860272 gene encoding uncharacterized protein LOC125860272 encodes MAAEEEQQLQTNGHAKAAEETPNSTQSNELRRKKRNKILVYVALFIVFQIAVLLFFSLYIMKIRTPKFSVQSAVFDHMVTENASFNITINAELSVKNANFGPYNYKNSTIYFYYNDVSIGEAFIYQGKAGFKSTKKFNVIVNLSSKESKLRNDLNSGTLILTSKSKLEGKVKLIFFMKKKKYTEMNCTIIIGLAGKVVRDIQCD; translated from the coding sequence aTGGCAGCAGAAGAGGAACAACAACTTCAGACTAATGGACATGCAAAGGCCGCCGAAGAAACACCCAATTCCACACAATCCAATGAGCTTCGCAGAAAAAAACGCAACAAAATCTTAGTGTATGTTGCACTATTTATTGTGTTTCAAATTGCcgttcttctcttcttttcattATACATAATGAAAATCAGAACTCCGAAGTTTAGCGTGCAATCCGCTGTATTTGATCATATGGTGACTGAAAACGCTTCGTTCAACATCACAATAAACGCTGAATTGAGTGTCAAAAATGCTAATTTTGGACCTTATAATTACAAAAACagcactatttatttttattacaatGATGTGAGTATTGGGGAAGCCTTTATTTATCAAGGCAAAGCTGGTTTTAAATCTACAAAGAAATTTAATGTGATTGTGAATCTTTCGTCTAAGGAATCGAAGTTAAGGAATGATTTAAATTCTGGAACGTTAATTTTGACTAGTAAGTCAAAATTGGAAGGGAAAGTGAagctgattttttttatgaagaaaaagaaatatacgGAGATGAATTGTACTATTATTATTGGGTTGGCAGGTAAAGTGGTTCGGGATATACAATGTGATTAG
- the LOC125860607 gene encoding ABC transporter G family member 4 produces MEIESSPTPPSPPLKTYKLTASSIGYSKSTTISPALLFKPCETPPPINILKDISFTAYPSQILAIVGPSGAGKSTLLDILAAGTSPTSGTLLLNSLPLHSPSTFRKLSAYVPQHDCSLPQLTVSETFAFSARLLNPKLNDVSCIVDSLLAELRLTHLAHTRLAHGLSGGERRRVSIGLSLLHDPAILLLDEPTSGLDSNSALNVMQTLRSITDSRQRTVLLSIHQPSFKILATIDKILLLSKGTVVHHGTLSSLEEFLLENGFTVPPQLNSLEYAMEMLSQLNEKKPITPISSPPKNPTTTPVPEAKTGEIKYRSSRFHEIAVLYSRFWKIIYRTKQLLLTNTLQALGVGLVLGTIYINIGFGKAGIEKRFGLFAFTLTFLLSSTTETLPIFINERPILLRETSSGVYRLSSYLIANTLVFLPYLLVIAILYSISLYFLVGLCYSWQAFTYFVLTIWVIVLMANSFVLFLSSVAPNYIAGTSLVTLLLAGSFLFSGYFITKETMPKFWTMLHYLSMYKYGLDALLINEYSCLVAKCLIWYDEKNKVCMVSGSDVLDKRGLHERERWTNIYILIGFFVFYRLLWLIVLIRRVSRSKK; encoded by the coding sequence ATGGAAATTGAATCATCTCCAACACCACCATCTCCTCCACTTAAAACATATAAACTAACAGCTTCTTCAATAGGCTATTCAAAATCAACCACCATTTCTCCTGCCTTGTTATTTAAGCCTTGTGAAACACCACCACCAATTAATATCTTGAAAGATATCTCTTTCACTGCTTATCCTTCTCAGATTCTTGCTATTGTTGGACCGAGTGGCGCGGGAAAATCCACGTTACTCGACATTTTAGCAGCTGGAACTTCACCTACAAGTGGCACTCTTCTCTTAAACTCTCTTCCCCTACATAGTCCTTCTACTTTCCGCAAGCTCTCAGCTTATGTCCCTCAACATGATTGTAGCCTTCCGCAGCTCACTGTCTCGGAAACTTTTGCCTTCTCTGCCCGTCTACTCAACCCCAAACTCAATGATGTTTCGTGCATTGTGGATTCTCTTCTGGCTGAGCTCAGGCTTACACATTTGGCTCACACAAGGCTTGCTCATGGCCTCTCGGGGGGAGAACGAAGGCGTGTTTCGATTGGTTTGAGTCTACTCCATGACCCTGCAATCTTACTTCTTGATGAACCAACATCAGGTCTTGATAGTAATTCAGCTTTAAATGTAATGCAGACACTCAGATCAATTACCGACTCGCGTCAACGTACCGTGCTTTTGTCTATTCATCAACCAAGTTTCAAGATTCTTGCCACCATTGATAAAATCCTGTTGCTATCAAAAGGAACTGTTGTCCATCATGGTACATTATCATCTCTTGAAGagtttttacttgaaaatggCTTCACTGTCCCCCCACAGCTCAATTCTCTTGAATATGCCATGGAAATGCTCAGCCAACTCAATGAGAAAAAACCCATTACACCAATAAGTTCACCTCCTAAAAATCCCACCACTACCCCTGTTCCAGAGGCTAAAACAGGGGAAATCAAATATAGGAGTTCAAGATTTCATGAAATTGCTGTTTTGTACAGCAGATTCTGGAAAATCATTTACAGAACAAAGCAGTTACTTTTAACAAACACCTTACAGGCATTAGGAGTTGGTCTTGTTTTAGGTACAATTTACATCAATATTGGATTTGGTAAAGCTGGAATCGAGAAAAGATTCGGACTTTTCGCTTTCACTCTCACTTTCCTTCTCTCTTCCACAACTGAAACTCTCCCAATCTTCATAAACGAAAGACCCATTTTACTAAGAGAAACTTCAAGTGGGGTTTATCGATTATCTTCCTATCTCATCGCAAACACACTAGTTTTCCTCCCTTACTTACTAGTCATCGCAATCTTGTACTCAATTTCACTTTATTTCTTGGTGGGTCTTTGTTATTCATGGCAAGCATTCACATACTTCGTTCTAACAATTTGGGTCATCGTCTTAATGGCAAACTCATTCGTCCTCTTCTTAAGCTCTGTTGCACCAAATTACATCGCCGGAACTTCGCTTGTAACGCTACTCCTCGCcggatctttcttgttttccGGCTACTTCATTACGAAGGAGACAATGCCTAAGTTCTGGACAATGCTGCATTATTTGTCCATGTACAAGTATGGATTAGATGCTTTGTTGATCAATGAGTATTCTTGCCTTGTCGCCAAGTGTTTGATATGGTACGATGAGAAAAACAAAGTGTGTATGGTGAGTGGAAGTGATGTGTTGGATAAAAGAGGACTCCATGAAAGAGAAAGATGGACAAATATTTATATCTTGATTGGGTTCTTCGTATTTTATCGATTGCTTTGGTTGATTGTATTGATTAGAAGAGTTTCAAGATCAAAGAAGTGA